From one Prochlorococcus marinus str. MIT 0912 genomic stretch:
- a CDS encoding Gfo/Idh/MocA family protein, translating into MINTENPLRIAIAGLGFGESVHIPASLSNKNIELVGLWHPRPERLKEASQKHNLCAFESWKDLVNDSEVEGIIIATPPAPRYELAMEAIKAGKHLLLEKPTCLNSEEVKELQRNALKRNLKIAVDYEYRAVPLFMQAKRIINEKKLDDPYFVKLDWLMSSRANPDRPWNWYSDEDSGGGVLGALGTHAFDMIHWLIGPTHSLSAINSTSIKERVYPQLKTIRKVTSEDVSISQLQIKSISNNLIPVQVNLSAVTKQSRGFSLEIYGSNGTLVLSSDNQNDYVHGFGLWYSNKGEVLKNIQPDPDLSFSKIWTDGRIAPVARIQSWWAQSIKDGTPIIPGLAEGLASQIVCDKVKESNSIGMKLEIN; encoded by the coding sequence ATGATCAATACAGAAAATCCGCTTCGCATTGCAATTGCAGGACTAGGTTTCGGTGAAAGTGTTCATATTCCTGCATCATTATCTAATAAGAATATTGAGCTTGTGGGATTGTGGCATCCCCGGCCAGAAAGGCTTAAAGAAGCCTCTCAAAAGCACAATCTTTGTGCTTTTGAGAGCTGGAAGGATTTGGTAAATGATTCTGAAGTTGAGGGAATAATCATAGCGACTCCTCCAGCGCCTAGATACGAACTAGCAATGGAGGCAATCAAAGCGGGAAAACATCTTTTACTTGAAAAGCCAACTTGCTTAAATTCTGAAGAGGTAAAAGAGCTTCAAAGAAATGCTCTCAAAAGAAATTTAAAAATTGCTGTCGATTACGAATATCGAGCGGTTCCACTATTCATGCAAGCAAAGAGAATAATTAACGAAAAGAAATTAGATGACCCATATTTTGTAAAACTAGATTGGCTAATGAGTAGCAGAGCTAATCCAGATAGACCATGGAATTGGTATTCAGATGAAGATTCTGGAGGAGGAGTATTGGGTGCGTTAGGCACCCATGCTTTTGACATGATTCATTGGTTGATTGGTCCAACTCATTCTTTAAGCGCGATAAATTCAACTTCAATTAAAGAAAGAGTTTATCCACAATTAAAAACCATTAGAAAAGTAACAAGTGAAGATGTAAGCATTTCTCAACTACAAATAAAAAGCATTAGTAACAATTTGATTCCAGTCCAAGTAAATCTCTCAGCAGTAACAAAACAAAGCAGGGGATTCAGCTTAGAAATTTATGGAAGCAATGGAACTCTTGTTCTTAGCAGCGACAACCAGAACGATTATGTCCACGGATTTGGGCTATGGTATTCAAATAAAGGAGAAGTTCTTAAAAATATTCAACCAGATCCAGACCTTTCTTTTTCAAAAATTTGGACAGATGGACGAATTGCTCCTGTAGCAAGAATCCAAAGCTGGTGGGCTCAAAGCATAAAAGATGGAACACCTATTATCCCAGGGTTGGCTGAGGGGTTAGCCAGCCAAATAGTTTGTGACAAGGTCAAAGAATCAAATTCAATAGGAATGAAGCTTGAAATCAATTAA
- the accD gene encoding acetyl-CoA carboxylase, carboxyltransferase subunit beta, producing MSLFDWFADRRKGQFVGKVTQESEESDGLWEKCPECGQVVYRKDLIDNCSVCSNCNHHNRIDSEERIRIISDPNTFKSINNHLTPVDPLGFKDRRAYADRLRESQASTGLKDGVLTGTCEVNSIPMALAVMDFRFMGGSMGSVVGEKITRLIEHSTKEKLPLLIVCASGGARMQEGMLSLMQMAKISGALERHRDAQLLYMPLLTHPTTGGVTASFAMLGDLILAEPKALIGFAGRRVIEQTLREKLPDNFQTAEYLQDHGFVDTIVPRTELKETLAKILRLHKTEEAKLQTNA from the coding sequence GTGTCCTTATTCGACTGGTTTGCTGATAGAAGGAAAGGCCAATTTGTAGGCAAAGTCACTCAGGAATCTGAAGAAAGTGATGGGCTATGGGAAAAATGCCCAGAATGCGGACAAGTAGTTTATAGAAAAGATTTAATAGATAATTGCAGCGTCTGTAGTAACTGCAATCACCACAATCGGATAGATAGCGAAGAGAGAATAAGAATAATTTCTGATCCAAATACGTTCAAATCAATCAATAATCATTTAACTCCAGTTGACCCTCTAGGTTTTAAAGATCGACGAGCTTACGCAGATAGGCTCAGAGAAAGTCAAGCAAGCACTGGACTTAAAGATGGAGTATTAACAGGGACATGCGAGGTTAATTCTATTCCGATGGCATTAGCCGTAATGGATTTCAGATTCATGGGTGGCTCAATGGGATCTGTTGTAGGGGAGAAGATCACAAGACTTATCGAACATTCAACTAAAGAAAAGCTGCCATTGCTAATTGTTTGCGCTTCGGGTGGTGCGCGAATGCAAGAAGGTATGTTAAGTCTGATGCAAATGGCAAAAATCTCAGGAGCGCTTGAACGACATAGAGATGCACAGTTGCTCTATATGCCTTTGCTTACACATCCCACCACAGGAGGAGTTACTGCTAGCTTTGCCATGCTTGGAGATTTAATACTTGCAGAACCCAAAGCACTTATTGGATTTGCAGGGAGAAGAGTAATTGAACAAACACTGAGAGAAAAACTTCCTGATAATTTTCAAACAGCAGAATATCTTCAAGATCACGGTTTCGTAGATACCATTGTACCAAGAACAGAACTTAAAGAAACTTTGGCAAAGATACTTCGATTACATAAGACAGAAGAGGCAAAGTTACAAACTAATGCTTAA
- a CDS encoding prepilin peptidase → MIIIFFTFILLYILLSISIEDINTMLISENKLSLLAIIGIVYLLYQGLSNEKIDVKELILNNSFSMIIIFIIMYSISYTSYKIFGINSLGMGDIKLTSISTIWIGIELSFLSICISFLLSAIYSLYGKITKRLKPFQQFPFAPFLSIGIFFSWIIDKI, encoded by the coding sequence GTGATTATCATATTCTTTACTTTTATACTTTTATATATTTTGCTTTCTATATCGATAGAAGATATAAACACAATGCTAATTAGTGAAAACAAACTAAGTCTGTTAGCCATAATAGGTATTGTTTACTTGCTATATCAAGGCTTATCAAACGAAAAAATAGATGTTAAAGAATTAATTTTGAATAATTCTTTTTCAATGATTATTATCTTTATAATAATGTATTCAATAAGTTATACAAGTTATAAGATTTTTGGAATAAATTCATTAGGTATGGGTGATATAAAACTCACTTCTATTAGTACAATATGGATTGGTATTGAACTGAGCTTTTTATCAATATGCATTTCATTTTTATTATCAGCTATATATAGTTTATATGGAAAAATTACTAAAAGATTAAAGCCATTTCAACAATTTCCGTTTGCGCCATTTCTATCAATTGGGATATTTTTTTCATGGATTATAGATAAGATTTAA
- a CDS encoding phosphoribulokinase — protein MSKLHPVVAVTGSSGAGTSTVKRAFEHIFAREKIVPAVVEGDSYHRFERMPMKKAMSEALSRGENFSHFGPEANLFDKLEDLFSQYGKTGGGQKRYYLHSPEEAEEHNTRLGTKLDPGQFTPWEDIPTGTDLLFYEGLHGGVVGKDYDVASFADLLVGVVPITNLEWIQKIHRDNAERGYSAETIVDTILRRMPDYINHICPQFSRTDINFQRVPTIDTSNPFICRNIPTPDESFVIIHFRKGSREKWGIDFQYLLGMIHDSFMSSPTSIVVNGGKMGFAMELILTPIIHKMIEEKKAAG, from the coding sequence ATGTCAAAGCTTCACCCAGTAGTAGCTGTAACTGGTTCATCCGGAGCAGGAACAAGCACCGTTAAAAGAGCCTTTGAGCATATATTTGCTCGTGAAAAGATTGTTCCTGCAGTTGTTGAAGGAGATAGTTATCACCGTTTTGAAAGAATGCCTATGAAAAAGGCAATGTCTGAGGCACTTTCAAGAGGTGAAAACTTTTCTCATTTTGGACCAGAGGCAAATTTATTCGACAAATTAGAAGATCTATTCAGTCAATATGGAAAAACTGGCGGAGGTCAGAAAAGATATTATTTACATAGTCCAGAAGAAGCCGAGGAACACAACACTCGTTTAGGAACAAAATTAGATCCAGGTCAATTCACTCCCTGGGAAGATATCCCAACAGGAACCGACCTTTTGTTTTATGAGGGACTACACGGTGGAGTAGTAGGAAAAGATTATGATGTAGCTTCATTCGCTGATTTACTTGTTGGTGTAGTACCAATTACCAATCTCGAATGGATACAAAAAATCCATAGAGATAACGCAGAAAGGGGATACTCAGCCGAAACTATCGTAGATACGATTCTGAGAAGAATGCCTGATTACATTAATCACATATGCCCACAATTTAGTCGAACAGATATCAACTTCCAAAGAGTACCTACAATTGATACGTCAAACCCATTTATTTGCAGAAACATACCTACACCTGACGAAAGTTTTGTAATTATCCATTTTAGAAAAGGTTCAAGAGAAAAATGGGGAATTGACTTCCAGTACTTATTAGGAATGATACACGATTCCTTCATGTCAAGTCCTACAAGTATTGTTGTTAACGGAGGGAAAATGGGATTTGCTATGGAGCTTATTCTTACACCTATTATTCATAAAATGATAGAAGAGAAAAAAGCGGCCGGATAA
- the leuB gene encoding 3-isopropylmalate dehydrogenase, whose translation MKSYKITLLPGDGIGPEITNVTHKILDLVSRKFGFEIKFKEMPFGGSAIDSDGIPFPDRTLQECKNSDAVLLAAIGDPKYDELPREKRPETGLLNLRSSLDLFANIRPVKIIPSLTKASSLKEDFVKEVDLVVVRELTSGIYFGEPKGRIKTEKGERAFNTMTYTSEEVKRIAEIAFKLAKQRNQKVCSVDKANVLDVSQLWREETILVSNKYKEIELTHQYVDNAAMQLVRNPSQFDVILTGNLFGDILSDIAAMLTGSIGMLPSASLTTNGPGVFEPVHGSAPDIAGKDIANPIAMLLSAAMMLKIAFNETQAATFLENAINEILTEGYRTSDLMSNQTTKQVGCSQMGELLAEKLNN comes from the coding sequence ATGAAGTCTTACAAAATAACTTTATTGCCAGGTGATGGAATTGGTCCAGAGATAACAAACGTCACTCATAAAATCCTTGACCTAGTCTCAAGGAAATTTGGCTTTGAAATCAAATTTAAAGAAATGCCTTTTGGTGGATCAGCGATAGATTCAGATGGTATTCCCTTCCCAGATAGAACTCTTCAAGAATGTAAGAACTCTGATGCTGTTTTGTTAGCGGCTATAGGAGACCCAAAGTATGACGAATTACCTAGAGAGAAAAGGCCTGAAACAGGCCTACTCAATCTCAGATCTTCTTTAGATCTTTTTGCAAATATAAGGCCAGTAAAAATAATTCCATCCTTAACAAAAGCAAGTAGCTTGAAAGAAGACTTTGTTAAAGAAGTTGATTTAGTAGTAGTTAGAGAACTTACTAGCGGTATTTACTTTGGAGAGCCAAAAGGAAGGATAAAAACAGAAAAAGGAGAAAGGGCATTTAACACGATGACATACACCTCCGAGGAAGTTAAACGAATAGCAGAAATTGCTTTTAAATTAGCCAAACAAAGAAATCAAAAAGTTTGCTCAGTTGATAAAGCTAATGTTTTAGATGTAAGTCAACTATGGAGAGAGGAAACAATATTGGTGTCTAACAAATACAAAGAGATAGAACTTACGCATCAATATGTAGACAACGCAGCAATGCAACTTGTTAGAAATCCAAGCCAATTTGATGTGATTCTTACAGGTAATTTATTTGGAGATATTCTTAGCGACATTGCAGCCATGCTGACAGGCTCAATTGGCATGCTTCCTTCTGCTTCGTTAACCACTAATGGTCCAGGTGTCTTTGAACCTGTTCATGGCTCAGCTCCTGATATAGCAGGAAAAGATATAGCAAATCCAATAGCAATGCTTTTATCTGCTGCAATGATGTTAAAAATTGCCTTTAATGAAACACAAGCAGCAACTTTTTTAGAAAATGCCATTAACGAGATCCTAACTGAGGGTTATAGAACTTCTGACTTAATGAGCAATCAGACGACTAAACAGGTTGGTTGCTCTCAAATGGGTGAACTATTGGCGGAAAAATTAAATAATTAG
- the lpxD gene encoding UDP-3-O-(3-hydroxymyristoyl)glucosamine N-acyltransferase, with protein MQFNEIVEKLKQGQSGVIDFNIKKNPVILTAASLEKAKENDISFLDNHSQLKLKSLIKTSKASALLLPAYDDFIIEIVNQVSVDWILLKEPKIAFAETLEFLYPSEIEKEGIHKSAVIGKNVKIGPEVSIGANVYIGDNTEIGAGSIVHAGVVIYKEVRIGAKNLIHANSVIHSGSTLGDECVINANAVIGGEGFGFVPTSKGWKKMPQVGIVILKNKVEVGSGSTIDRPSVGETIIGEDTKIDNLVQIGHGVTIGKGCAMAAQVGIAGGAQIGDLVILAGQVGVSNRVKIGDRVIASSKTGIVSNIESGKVVSGFPAIPNKLWLRCSANFKKLPEIAKAIRQLNSRNSR; from the coding sequence ATGCAATTCAATGAAATTGTCGAAAAACTAAAACAAGGTCAATCCGGTGTAATTGACTTTAATATAAAAAAAAATCCAGTTATTCTGACTGCGGCTTCTTTAGAAAAAGCTAAAGAAAACGATATAAGTTTTCTAGACAATCATAGTCAATTAAAGCTTAAGAGTCTCATCAAAACTTCAAAAGCATCTGCTCTATTATTGCCAGCTTATGATGATTTTATTATTGAAATAGTAAATCAAGTATCAGTTGATTGGATACTACTTAAAGAGCCTAAGATTGCATTTGCTGAAACACTAGAGTTTCTTTATCCCTCTGAAATAGAAAAAGAGGGTATCCATAAAAGCGCTGTAATCGGTAAAAATGTAAAAATTGGTCCTGAAGTTTCAATCGGAGCTAATGTTTATATTGGAGATAATACAGAAATTGGAGCCGGGAGTATTGTTCATGCAGGCGTTGTTATCTATAAAGAAGTAAGAATCGGAGCGAAAAATTTAATTCACGCAAATAGTGTTATTCATTCTGGATCAACACTTGGAGACGAATGTGTAATCAATGCAAATGCAGTTATTGGTGGTGAAGGTTTTGGATTCGTGCCCACATCAAAAGGATGGAAGAAAATGCCTCAAGTCGGAATAGTTATTTTAAAAAACAAAGTAGAGGTTGGTAGTGGGTCAACCATCGATAGGCCTTCTGTCGGTGAGACAATAATTGGTGAAGACACAAAAATTGATAACCTTGTTCAAATTGGTCATGGAGTAACTATCGGTAAAGGTTGCGCCATGGCGGCTCAAGTAGGTATTGCTGGAGGGGCTCAGATCGGAGACTTAGTTATTCTTGCTGGTCAAGTAGGTGTAAGTAATAGAGTCAAAATTGGAGATAGAGTTATAGCCAGTTCAAAGACAGGTATAGTATCAAATATTGAATCAGGAAAGGTTGTTAGTGGCTTTCCTGCTATTCCAAATAAACTTTGGTTGAGATGCTCTGCTAATTTCAAAAAACTACCTGAGATAGCAAAAGCCATTCGTCAATTAAATAGCAGAAACTCCAGGTAA
- the proB gene encoding glutamate 5-kinase: MTTCWVIKIGTSLLRGNEKYTTFDIINNYCSYISKAQRNGDKVILVTSGAVGLGCHKMGFKTRPKEIISLQASAAIGQLHLMALYEKAMSSFGYKVAQILLTRSELGSRNSYKSASQTLRKLIEWDVIPIVNENDIISDEELKYGDNDTLSALVATAISADQLILLTDIDHLYSSNPKTNSQAKPIKDITNSIELNKLELANEQTAWGTGGIKTKLTAAKIATESGIKVQLADGRDPATLGELLDGKKIGTVFHPHPNPIGNRKSWLSHAIKPVGEIHLDAGASEAIKNKGASLLLVGVKKVSGNFISNQPVKVINNEGEEIAKGICSMSSDAIKIGIISKSATTGSPLVIHRDVLVLTSE; this comes from the coding sequence ATGACAACCTGCTGGGTAATCAAGATTGGCACAAGTCTTTTGAGAGGAAACGAAAAATATACAACTTTTGATATCATTAATAATTATTGTTCATATATATCAAAAGCCCAAAGAAATGGCGATAAAGTTATATTGGTAACTAGTGGTGCTGTAGGACTTGGATGTCATAAAATGGGCTTTAAGACAAGACCTAAAGAAATAATATCTCTTCAAGCTTCTGCCGCAATAGGCCAGCTTCATTTAATGGCTTTGTATGAAAAGGCTATGAGCAGTTTTGGATATAAAGTTGCACAAATATTATTAACTAGGTCAGAATTAGGTTCAAGGAATAGTTATAAATCTGCTTCACAAACATTAAGAAAATTGATTGAATGGGATGTTATTCCAATAGTAAATGAAAATGATATAATCTCAGATGAGGAGTTAAAATATGGAGATAATGATACTTTATCCGCATTAGTTGCAACTGCAATATCTGCTGATCAACTAATATTGTTAACTGACATTGACCATCTATACTCTTCTAATCCTAAAACTAATAGTCAAGCGAAGCCTATTAAAGATATTACTAATTCAATAGAATTAAATAAATTAGAACTAGCAAATGAACAAACAGCTTGGGGGACTGGAGGAATTAAAACAAAGCTAACTGCTGCAAAGATAGCCACTGAAAGCGGAATAAAAGTTCAATTAGCAGATGGAAGAGACCCTGCCACTTTAGGAGAATTACTTGATGGAAAAAAAATAGGAACTGTCTTCCATCCCCATCCGAATCCTATCGGTAATAGAAAAAGTTGGTTGTCACATGCAATTAAGCCAGTAGGGGAAATACATTTAGACGCCGGTGCTAGTGAGGCTATAAAAAACAAAGGTGCCTCACTATTATTAGTTGGAGTAAAAAAAGTTAGTGGTAATTTTATTTCTAATCAACCTGTAAAAGTTATCAACAATGAAGGAGAAGAAATTGCTAAGGGCATTTGCTCTATGAGCAGTGATGCTATAAAAATAGGAATCATTTCCAAATCAGCAACGACAGGATCTCCCCTTGTGATTCATCGAGATGTACTGGTTCTAACCAGTGAATAA
- a CDS encoding YqeG family HAD IIIA-type phosphatase, with amino-acid sequence MIRINSKELLIPCWEVKDKISKISINDLLSENIKALILDVDGTLISGNKPVLSRDIKHWIENSKKYFYTCLFSNNPSRNRIKLIADELDLEFTYSGGKPSKKKLKKILDKIPYSSNEVAIIGDRVFTDILVGNRLGMYTILVDSVDYYGNKIEKNNFQSIERYIARIITGDFL; translated from the coding sequence ATTATCAGAATAAATTCAAAAGAATTACTCATTCCATGTTGGGAGGTGAAAGATAAAATCTCAAAGATTTCGATCAATGATTTATTGTCGGAAAATATCAAAGCATTAATACTTGATGTAGATGGAACATTAATTTCTGGGAACAAGCCAGTTTTGTCAAGAGATATAAAACATTGGATTGAAAATTCGAAAAAATACTTTTATACCTGTCTATTCAGCAACAATCCATCCAGAAACAGAATAAAGTTAATTGCTGATGAATTAGATTTAGAATTTACATACTCTGGTGGCAAACCAAGTAAAAAAAAGTTAAAGAAGATTCTAGATAAAATCCCATATTCATCAAATGAAGTCGCAATAATTGGAGATAGAGTTTTTACAGATATTCTTGTAGGCAATAGATTAGGAATGTATACAATACTGGTAGATTCAGTAGATTACTATGGAAACAAAATTGAGAAAAATAACTTTCAATCCATAGAAAGATACATAGCAAGAATTATAACTGGAGATTTTTTATGA
- a CDS encoding DUF3727 domain-containing protein, whose amino-acid sequence MSSTNKNDEVPTLLVKDSQGSDLLCFLEQVVPLEGNEYALLTPVDTPVSLFQLIDDQDPKLIETIKKNEPILEVADVVLQEHDLRLVRSAITLTVSGELDEPEPEEIEEEDIDDESETYELLVNFRVDNNEYGLYIPLDPFFIVGKLEDGEVKLVEGEEFDKIQSGIEAELEERGLSE is encoded by the coding sequence ATGTCATCAACAAATAAAAACGACGAAGTACCTACTCTTTTAGTTAAAGATTCTCAAGGTTCAGACCTCCTATGTTTTCTTGAACAAGTAGTACCTCTTGAAGGTAATGAATATGCTCTCTTAACTCCTGTAGATACTCCTGTATCTCTGTTTCAATTAATTGATGATCAAGATCCCAAGCTAATTGAAACAATAAAAAAAAATGAACCAATACTTGAAGTAGCTGATGTTGTCCTTCAAGAACATGATCTTAGACTTGTTCGTTCGGCTATCACCCTTACAGTCTCAGGTGAATTAGATGAGCCCGAACCAGAAGAAATTGAAGAAGAAGACATTGATGATGAGTCAGAGACTTACGAACTTCTAGTCAATTTTAGAGTCGATAATAATGAATATGGTTTATACATTCCTCTTGACCCTTTCTTCATAGTTGGAAAGCTAGAGGATGGTGAAGTAAAGCTTGTTGAAGGTGAAGAGTTTGACAAGATACAATCAGGAATTGAAGCTGAACTTGAGGAAAGAGGATTATCAGAATAA
- the ruvX gene encoding Holliday junction resolvase RuvX: MNQPKPCSVLSLDIGDKRIGVAGCDPFGISITHLPAIFRNSFEKDLKEFAKICCARKVEGLIVGNPLDMYGKETNQSIRCKKYALKLSKSLKLPLAFINEHCSTIEAKEKFSLKQDKTGKIDSAVAAILLQQWLIEGPNLDDSY; encoded by the coding sequence ATGAATCAGCCAAAACCATGTTCAGTTTTAAGTCTTGATATTGGAGACAAAAGGATTGGTGTTGCAGGTTGTGATCCATTTGGAATATCGATAACGCATTTACCTGCAATTTTTAGAAATAGTTTTGAAAAAGATCTAAAAGAATTCGCGAAAATATGTTGTGCAAGAAAAGTTGAAGGGCTCATTGTAGGAAATCCTCTCGATATGTATGGCAAGGAAACTAATCAATCTATTCGTTGTAAAAAATATGCGTTAAAGTTATCGAAATCTTTAAAACTTCCTTTGGCTTTTATTAATGAACATTGTTCAACTATCGAGGCTAAAGAAAAATTCTCTTTAAAACAAGATAAAACAGGAAAAATCGATAGCGCCGTCGCCGCTATACTTTTACAACAATGGCTTATTGAGGGACCTAATCTGGATGACTCATATTAA
- a CDS encoding thylakoid membrane photosystem I accumulation factor — protein MILLRIFSSLLLLFFVFVNPAYSARDTNSYDGNIYPIYAGNGSLVPPPSTLSESLKNERTSVLVFYLDDSSTSKQFAPVVSGIKLLWSSSVDLIPLSIDELDNNDQKTFKDPGFYWHGKIPQTVILDGKGNVLLDEEGQVSFDEINNAISKGTGLNKPDFDLTVKSFNEYNSEPSKDGYTKPRGS, from the coding sequence TTGATTTTGTTAAGAATATTCTCCTCACTACTTTTACTTTTTTTTGTATTTGTTAATCCAGCCTATTCTGCTAGGGACACTAATAGTTATGATGGAAATATATACCCAATCTATGCTGGTAACGGATCACTAGTTCCACCACCTAGCACATTATCAGAGTCATTGAAAAACGAAAGAACAAGTGTTTTAGTTTTCTATCTAGACGACAGTTCTACTAGTAAACAATTCGCACCTGTAGTTTCAGGTATTAAGTTATTGTGGAGCTCATCTGTTGATTTAATTCCTCTATCAATTGATGAATTAGATAATAATGATCAGAAAACTTTTAAAGATCCTGGCTTTTACTGGCATGGGAAGATACCTCAAACAGTGATCCTTGACGGGAAAGGTAATGTTCTCTTAGACGAAGAAGGGCAGGTATCGTTCGATGAAATTAATAATGCAATAAGCAAAGGAACAGGTCTAAATAAACCTGATTTCGATCTAACAGTCAAAAGTTTTAACGAATATAATAGTGAGCCTTCTAAAGATGGTTATACTAAACCTAGAGGCAGCTAA
- a CDS encoding DUF3685 domain-containing protein codes for MIEERAKQILMIAPALLGESLALQLTSQDNNLEIILDKKDINGLPKLILFCLEEVELSNSIKLEILKLKERWDQSPVLIVIPKNIKLSSADLMTFGSEGVIQDPTVEILRDTINILLEGGRVFKINNETNYNADSIPNSYGLGHWLLTSGLSQINKDLHTIDRMIGNKSINSFYLFILLGRRRELLIAKRLIIWLWGPLEVLIESPIKNNSDEKINLINKYSTDITIRNTSTNELWKLIYKRVKERLKDNLTNSTDELAALYSLNKNKRTNLLKTLLHEFSIILNKLDSKNDREKEFEEILESITPELRANTFRNFIDSYDRLKKNGVDVFISEFLVQNAELGIIDDELPPIALIIDPILNNKPILIDGEYLSIEDPRSIIQLETFVLNWIFRTAEIICEEIISSCSEWPELRKYFLNKELVSTRELERKRNQINTNNQLQNLLKKPIRLYESKRLYYTVKNNKIEKIIILETRDDELRKLNWTQRQIAFTIELRDALAPQIQAIIQYLGDLIVLILTKVVGRSIGLIGRGIAQGMGRNLSKG; via the coding sequence CAAAAAAGATATAAATGGGTTACCTAAACTTATTCTATTTTGCCTTGAAGAAGTTGAGCTCTCAAACTCAATCAAACTAGAAATTCTTAAGTTAAAAGAAAGATGGGATCAATCTCCAGTTTTAATAGTAATACCAAAAAACATTAAATTATCCTCTGCCGATTTGATGACCTTTGGTAGTGAAGGAGTTATTCAAGATCCTACTGTTGAAATTTTAAGAGATACAATCAATATTTTACTTGAGGGTGGCAGAGTATTTAAAATTAATAATGAAACAAATTACAATGCTGACTCAATTCCTAATTCATATGGATTAGGACATTGGTTATTAACTAGTGGTTTATCACAAATAAATAAAGATCTACACACGATAGATCGCATGATAGGCAATAAATCAATAAATTCATTTTATCTTTTCATATTATTAGGTAGAAGAAGAGAACTATTAATAGCAAAGAGATTAATCATCTGGTTATGGGGACCTCTAGAGGTATTAATAGAGTCTCCAATTAAAAATAATAGCGATGAAAAAATAAATCTAATTAACAAATATAGTACTGACATAACAATAAGAAACACCTCAACAAATGAGTTATGGAAGCTAATTTATAAAAGGGTAAAGGAGAGACTTAAAGACAACCTAACAAATTCTACGGACGAACTAGCAGCTCTTTATTCATTGAATAAAAACAAAAGAACTAATCTCTTGAAAACTCTTCTGCATGAATTTTCAATTATTCTCAATAAACTAGATTCTAAAAATGATCGCGAAAAAGAATTCGAAGAAATTTTAGAATCAATTACTCCTGAATTACGCGCTAATACATTTCGCAATTTTATAGATTCATATGATCGTCTAAAAAAGAATGGTGTTGACGTGTTTATTTCAGAATTTCTAGTACAAAATGCAGAACTTGGAATAATTGATGATGAACTACCTCCAATTGCATTAATAATAGATCCAATATTAAATAACAAACCAATTCTCATCGACGGAGAATATTTATCAATTGAAGACCCTCGATCTATTATTCAATTAGAAACATTTGTTCTGAATTGGATATTCAGGACGGCTGAGATAATTTGTGAAGAAATTATATCTTCATGCTCAGAATGGCCAGAATTACGTAAATACTTTCTGAATAAAGAATTAGTTTCAACAAGGGAACTTGAACGTAAAAGAAATCAAATAAATACAAATAATCAATTACAAAATCTATTAAAAAAGCCTATTAGATTGTACGAAAGCAAAAGATTATATTATACAGTCAAAAATAATAAAATAGAAAAGATTATCATCCTTGAAACTAGAGATGATGAATTAAGGAAATTAAACTGGACGCAAAGGCAAATAGCATTTACAATAGAATTAAGAGATGCTTTGGCTCCACAAATACAGGCAATAATTCAATATTTAGGTGATTTAATAGTTCTAATCCTCACAAAAGTTGTTGGAAGATCTATAGGATTAATTGGTAGAGGCATTGCTCAGGGTATGGGGAGAAACCTATCCAAAGGGTAA